The following coding sequences lie in one Candidatus Diapherotrites archaeon genomic window:
- a CDS encoding glycosyltransferase, whose product MALKKVSIIVPVLNEEKTLEKCLKSVKGNSYKDKELVVIDNGSTDGSQKIAMKYADKFFIEKRKGIVFAKNLGIKKASGDFIAFTDADCVASKDWLKELISCFKDNSIASVGGPNLTPKDDSKFSQHIGKTIELLSSLGAEYGSREKKIKEVEHNPGCNVIYRKEILKELKGFNEKMISNEDPELDFRIREKGFKLIFNPEAIVWHYRKGSYKRFFRQAFSFSLGKTQLIKLHPKSARYYHFLPSLNLILLFLLLLFSINLFFYAAAAEFMALIIAGLYSYFKFKLNPLIISSLIFVWVFGWALGFIRGALK is encoded by the coding sequence GTGGCATTGAAAAAAGTTTCAATTATAGTGCCTGTCCTGAATGAAGAAAAAACACTGGAGAAATGCCTCAAATCAGTCAAAGGCAATTCATACAAGGACAAAGAATTGGTTGTAATAGACAATGGCTCAACCGATGGCTCACAAAAAATTGCAATGAAATACGCAGACAAGTTTTTCATTGAAAAAAGGAAAGGCATTGTCTTTGCAAAAAATTTAGGCATAAAAAAGGCTTCAGGAGACTTCATTGCTTTTACGGACGCTGACTGTGTTGCCTCAAAGGACTGGCTTAAAGAATTAATTTCATGCTTTAAAGACAATTCAATTGCTTCTGTTGGTGGCCCAAATCTTACGCCTAAAGATGACTCTAAATTTTCTCAGCATATAGGGAAAACAATTGAACTCCTAAGTTCTTTGGGAGCAGAATACGGCAGCAGAGAAAAAAAAATTAAGGAAGTTGAGCACAACCCTGGATGCAATGTAATATATAGGAAGGAAATACTGAAAGAATTAAAGGGGTTCAATGAAAAAATGATTTCAAACGAGGACCCTGAATTAGATTTTAGAATAAGGGAAAAGGGATTCAAGCTAATTTTCAATCCCGAAGCAATTGTATGGCATTACAGGAAAGGCTCTTACAAAAGGTTTTTCAGGCAGGCATTCAGTTTCAGCTTGGGAAAAACACAATTAATTAAACTGCATCCCAAAAGCGCAAGATACTACCACTTTCTTCCTTCACTGAACTTGATTCTGTTATTTTTGTTGCTTTTGTTTTCAATTAATTTATTCTTTTATGCTGCTGCAGCAGAATTTATGGCATTAATTATTGCAGGACTTTATTCTTATTTCAAATTCAAGCTTAACCCATTAATTATTTCCTCATTAATTTTTGTTTGGGTTTTTGGCTGGGCTTTAGGTTTTATTCGAGGGGCATTAAAATGA
- a CDS encoding glycosyltransferase family 4 protein, which translates to MKALIVAPYFHPYIAGGMKYALDQSLCLKKAGFKVIATAAGHKSNKFKKEIIEGIKIYRLPAQFKLSGTPLSLEWRKKLNEIIEKEKPDVINGHIPAPFIADLAARIAVEKRIPFILTYHNDITKEDFFGNLLSEGYYSMLGNKTLKISSKIIATSEYYAKKSVHLRKYVHKTEFIPPAVDEKKFNLRVNRNWLKRNYKLKNKKIVLFVGCLGKGYEYKGLNYLIEAISMTKKEIPEIKLIAVGGGEEKQKYVALCRKLGIEKEVMFAGFVPSEKLPLYYAGSDAFVLPSINDSEGFGIVLIEAMACRTPVIGTKAGGIPAVIKDEKDGLIVEPRNPAELKNAIIRILKNKKFAGKIALNGHKKVFSEFSQKKFCSKITKIFFGAVKK; encoded by the coding sequence ATGAAGGCATTGATTGTTGCGCCATATTTTCACCCTTACATTGCAGGCGGCATGAAGTATGCATTAGACCAAAGCCTTTGCCTGAAAAAAGCAGGCTTCAAAGTAATTGCAACTGCAGCAGGCCATAAAAGCAATAAATTCAAGAAAGAAATAATTGAAGGAATAAAGATATACAGGCTTCCAGCGCAATTCAAATTATCAGGCACTCCGCTCAGCCTTGAATGGAGGAAAAAACTGAATGAAATAATAGAAAAAGAAAAGCCTGATGTAATAAACGGGCATATTCCAGCGCCATTCATTGCAGACTTGGCTGCAAGAATTGCAGTAGAAAAAAGAATCCCTTTCATTTTAACTTACCATAATGACATAACAAAAGAGGATTTCTTTGGAAATTTGCTGTCAGAAGGCTATTATTCCATGCTTGGAAACAAAACCTTAAAAATTTCAAGCAAAATTATTGCCACCTCAGAATACTATGCAAAAAAATCAGTTCACTTGAGAAAATACGTGCACAAAACAGAATTTATCCCCCCAGCAGTGGACGAAAAAAAATTTAATTTGAGAGTAAACAGAAACTGGCTTAAAAGAAATTATAAATTAAAAAACAAAAAAATAGTTTTATTTGTAGGTTGCCTTGGAAAAGGGTATGAATACAAAGGCCTGAATTATTTAATTGAAGCGATTTCTATGACAAAAAAGGAAATTCCAGAAATAAAATTAATTGCTGTTGGAGGCGGAGAAGAAAAACAAAAATATGTTGCATTATGCAGAAAACTTGGAATTGAAAAAGAGGTAATGTTTGCAGGATTTGTTCCTTCAGAAAAACTGCCTTTATACTATGCGGGAAGCGATGCCTTTGTTCTGCCTTCAATAAACGACAGCGAAGGCTTTGGAATTGTGCTCATAGAAGCAATGGCTTGTAGGACTCCGGTAATTGGAACAAAGGCAGGAGGCATTCCTGCAGTAATAAAAGATGAAAAGGACGGCTTGATTGTGGAACCTAGAAATCCAGCAGAATTAAAAAACGCAATAATCAGAATACTTAAAAACAAAAAATTTGCGGGAAAGATTGCATTAAACGGCCATAAAAAAGTTTTTTCTGAATTCAGCCAGAAAAAATTCTGCAGCAAAATCACAAAAATATTTTTTGGGGCAGTGAAAAAATGA
- a CDS encoding SufS family cysteine desulfurase, with protein MNSEKVRKDFPLLERRVNGKPIIYLDSAATTLKPVQVIEAMDYYYKNASANIHRGIHKLSEEASELYEKSHENISKFIGAKKEEFVFYNNTTEAINSVMYSLLLQGYFKEGDEILLTEMEHHANLVPWQILSKHKKLKLNFVKLKPDFTLDMQDLQKKISKKTRLVAVAHASNTVASINPVKEIAKTAHDFNALCLIDGAQSVPHFEVNVKNLGCDFFAFSGHKMLGPTGSGGLYARKELLEEIPPFLYGGSMIKSVKWNESSWNELPWKFEAGTPNIAACIGLRAAVDYLKKIGIMEVREHEKELLDYAFKKIQEINSENKIKVYNPMNSEKQVGVILFEAKGIECHDLALALDEHSNIAVRSGMHCAEPLVSSFNPKGLDRASFYLYNTREEIDKFVETLKEIIGTFG; from the coding sequence ATGAATTCAGAGAAAGTGCGCAAAGATTTTCCTCTGCTTGAAAGAAGGGTCAATGGAAAGCCAATAATATACCTTGACAGTGCTGCCACTACACTCAAGCCAGTTCAGGTAATTGAGGCAATGGACTACTATTACAAGAATGCGAGCGCAAACATTCACAGGGGAATTCACAAGCTCAGCGAGGAAGCTTCAGAATTATATGAGAAAAGCCATGAGAACATCTCGAAATTCATTGGAGCAAAAAAAGAGGAATTTGTTTTCTATAACAATACAACAGAAGCAATAAATTCCGTGATGTACTCGCTCCTCCTGCAAGGCTACTTCAAGGAAGGAGACGAAATTTTGCTTACAGAAATGGAGCACCACGCAAACCTTGTGCCTTGGCAGATTCTAAGCAAACACAAGAAACTCAAGCTCAATTTCGTTAAATTAAAGCCTGACTTCACTTTGGACATGCAGGATTTACAGAAGAAAATCTCAAAGAAAACAAGATTAGTTGCAGTAGCTCACGCTTCAAATACTGTTGCCTCAATAAATCCAGTGAAAGAAATAGCAAAAACTGCCCATGACTTCAATGCTTTATGCTTGATTGATGGAGCCCAGAGCGTTCCGCACTTTGAAGTGAACGTAAAAAATTTGGGTTGCGACTTCTTTGCCTTTTCAGGCCACAAAATGCTTGGGCCTACAGGCTCAGGAGGCCTTTATGCAAGAAAAGAATTACTGGAAGAAATTCCTCCATTCCTTTACGGCGGCTCAATGATCAAGAGCGTTAAATGGAATGAAAGCTCCTGGAATGAACTGCCCTGGAAGTTCGAGGCAGGAACCCCAAACATTGCGGCCTGCATTGGATTAAGGGCAGCAGTGGATTACTTGAAGAAGATTGGAATAATGGAAGTCAGAGAGCATGAGAAAGAATTGCTTGACTATGCCTTCAAGAAAATTCAAGAAATTAATTCTGAGAACAAAATTAAGGTCTACAATCCGATGAATTCAGAAAAACAGGTTGGAGTAATACTCTTTGAAGCAAAAGGCATTGAATGCCATGATTTGGCATTAGCATTGGATGAGCACTCAAACATTGCCGTACGCTCGGGAATGCACTGCGCTGAACCCCTTGTATCTTCATTCAATCCAAAAGGATTAGACAGGGCTTCATTTTATTTGTACAACACAAGAGAAGAAATAGACAAATTCGTTGAAACATTAAAGGAAATAATTGGAACCTTCGGCTAA
- a CDS encoding YbaK/EbsC family protein produces the protein MLEDFIEVNDLKARIIPLKKAVSTVREAEAALGVKASEIIKSLLFFDSGEEPLIAIVAGNKRVDTKKLCGAAKTQSVRLAEPKEVREVTGYEAGELPPVSVYGVRVFLDKELEEKELVYGGGGKKDCLLSIPVKEIIEFNEKIFIEEIS, from the coding sequence ATGCTTGAAGACTTTATTGAGGTCAACGACCTCAAGGCAAGGATAATTCCCTTGAAGAAGGCTGTTTCAACTGTAAGGGAGGCAGAGGCTGCTTTAGGTGTTAAAGCCTCTGAGATAATTAAAAGCCTCTTGTTTTTTGATTCAGGTGAAGAGCCTTTAATTGCAATTGTGGCAGGAAACAAAAGGGTTGACACAAAAAAATTGTGCGGGGCAGCAAAAACCCAGAGCGTGAGGCTTGCTGAACCAAAAGAGGTAAGGGAGGTTACAGGCTATGAAGCAGGAGAACTTCCCCCTGTAAGCGTTTACGGGGTAAGAGTTTTCTTGGATAAAGAATTGGAGGAAAAAGAATTGGTTTACGGCGGCGGAGGCAAGAAGGATTGCCTGCTTTCAATTCCAGTGAAAGAGATAATTGAATTCAACGAAAAAATTTTTATTGAAGAAATAAGTTAG
- the metK gene encoding methionine adenosyltransferase: MRTGNFLFTSEAMTEGHPDKVCDQISDEILDQIIKDDPFARVACETMVGMGFIIVTGEITTKTYVDVGKIVRKVIKEIGYDKPEYGFDFNTVGVLTSLHEQSPDIAQGVNEGAQKKLGAGDQGMMSGYACTETPELMPLPILYAHRLAMKLAEARKKGLLSYLRPDGKTQVTAEYSDGKPKRIDSVVIAAQHDPDVKIEKLREDIKEHVIKPVCKKYLDEKTKYYINNTGRFVVGGPVADSGMTGRKIICDTYGGIGNHGGGAFSGKDPTKVDKTAAYMARYIAKNLVKAGIAEKCEVQLSYVIGGHEPLSLMIDTFRTEKISQKKIFELVKKHFRLDPAGMIEQLNLRRPIYRKTSIYGHFGRKEKEFTWEKTDKTEILRKEAGLK, translated from the coding sequence TTGAGGACAGGAAATTTTCTCTTCACTTCAGAGGCAATGACTGAAGGGCACCCTGACAAGGTGTGCGACCAGATAAGCGATGAAATCCTGGATCAAATAATCAAGGATGACCCTTTTGCGCGCGTTGCCTGTGAGACAATGGTTGGAATGGGCTTTATTATTGTGACGGGAGAGATTACAACAAAGACTTATGTTGATGTTGGAAAGATTGTGAGAAAAGTGATAAAGGAAATAGGCTATGACAAGCCTGAGTACGGCTTTGACTTTAATACTGTCGGAGTCCTTACCTCGCTTCACGAGCAGTCGCCTGATATAGCGCAGGGAGTGAATGAGGGCGCACAGAAAAAATTGGGTGCAGGCGACCAGGGAATGATGTCAGGCTATGCCTGCACTGAAACCCCCGAGTTAATGCCTTTGCCTATCCTTTATGCCCACAGGCTTGCAATGAAATTGGCTGAAGCCAGAAAAAAAGGCCTTCTATCTTACTTGAGGCCTGACGGAAAAACGCAGGTTACAGCTGAATACTCTGACGGAAAGCCTAAAAGGATCGATTCTGTTGTTATTGCAGCACAGCACGACCCTGATGTAAAAATAGAGAAGTTGAGGGAGGACATTAAAGAGCATGTGATTAAGCCTGTCTGCAAGAAATATCTTGACGAAAAAACAAAGTATTACATTAATAATACTGGAAGGTTTGTGGTTGGAGGGCCAGTGGCTGATTCTGGAATGACCGGAAGAAAGATTATCTGCGACACTTATGGTGGAATTGGCAATCATGGCGGGGGAGCTTTTTCAGGGAAAGACCCGACAAAAGTGGACAAGACTGCTGCTTACATGGCGAGGTATATTGCAAAGAATTTGGTTAAGGCCGGAATTGCAGAGAAATGCGAGGTTCAATTGTCTTATGTGATTGGAGGCCATGAGCCTTTGAGCTTGATGATTGACACTTTCAGGACAGAAAAGATTTCTCAGAAGAAGATTTTTGAGTTAGTGAAAAAGCATTTCAGGCTTGACCCTGCAGGAATGATAGAGCAATTGAATTTAAGGAGGCCTATCTACAGGAAGACCTCTATTTACGGCCACTTTGGTAGAAAGGAAAAGGAATTCACTTGGGAGAAGACAGATAAGACTGAAATTCTAAGGAAAGAGGCAGGGCTTAAATGA
- a CDS encoding CBS domain-containing protein: MKRLRLGLTQQELSRLSSVSQSLIAKIEKGTTIPSYDNAKRLFEALSKLHEQKSLAAKDAMTKKIVFVGENDSVDKAIALIEKHGFSQLPVLKDGKSVGSVTEELLLKKMNSFKGHESKLKVKEIMAESMPIVQPNTPFNAVSVLLNYSNGVLVQFKGKVKGIITRTDVLKSLA; the protein is encoded by the coding sequence TTGAAGAGGCTCCGCTTAGGGCTTACACAGCAGGAGCTCTCAAGGCTTTCTAGTGTATCCCAGTCCTTGATCGCAAAAATCGAGAAGGGCACAACAATTCCAAGCTATGATAATGCCAAAAGGCTTTTTGAAGCTTTAAGCAAACTGCATGAGCAGAAAAGCCTTGCAGCAAAAGATGCAATGACCAAAAAGATTGTTTTTGTGGGAGAAAACGATTCTGTGGATAAAGCCATTGCCCTCATAGAAAAGCACGGATTCAGCCAGCTGCCAGTGCTCAAAGACGGAAAATCTGTGGGTTCAGTAACAGAGGAATTGCTACTCAAAAAAATGAATTCCTTTAAAGGGCATGAATCAAAGCTTAAAGTAAAAGAGATAATGGCAGAATCAATGCCGATAGTCCAGCCTAATACGCCCTTCAACGCAGTGTCAGTCCTCCTGAATTACAGCAATGGGGTTTTAGTGCAATTCAAGGGCAAAGTCAAGGGCATTATCACCAGAACTGACGTGCTTAAATCCCTTGCTTAA
- a CDS encoding helix-turn-helix domain-containing protein produces MSELISLLKRTGLNEYESKTYSALLGLNTATASEISSEAGIPRARVYDVLVGLKNKGFVVFSIGRPLKFKALNPDAALNNFSELRKKNFESELEDLSRIKELIGKSAMERKGKGKELGSAGVWLLHGRRNIYGAIGNALSSASESVIISTSEANALKKIEAFKHKFKSLKRKGVNVELSSNLCSPKGKELSAKAKDLVALKHSVKHNRFMVFDGRKVLLFLHEKPEEGLEEKEKALLIESPSIARLVCPIK; encoded by the coding sequence ATGAGCGAGCTAATAAGTCTGCTTAAGAGAACAGGCTTGAACGAATATGAATCCAAGACTTACAGTGCCCTGTTAGGGCTTAATACTGCAACTGCATCAGAGATAAGCTCTGAGGCAGGAATTCCAAGGGCAAGGGTATACGATGTCCTTGTTGGATTAAAGAACAAGGGCTTTGTTGTCTTTAGCATTGGAAGGCCATTAAAATTCAAGGCATTGAATCCTGATGCGGCATTAAATAATTTCAGCGAATTAAGGAAGAAGAATTTTGAGTCAGAACTGGAGGATTTAAGCAGGATAAAGGAATTGATTGGCAAGAGCGCAATGGAAAGAAAAGGAAAAGGGAAAGAGTTGGGCTCTGCTGGAGTCTGGCTATTGCATGGAAGGAGAAACATTTACGGGGCAATAGGCAATGCATTGAGTTCAGCCAGTGAAAGCGTTATAATTTCCACTTCAGAGGCAAATGCACTAAAGAAAATTGAGGCCTTCAAGCACAAATTCAAGTCATTGAAGAGGAAGGGAGTGAATGTGGAGCTTTCCTCTAATCTCTGCAGCCCTAAAGGAAAGGAATTGAGCGCTAAAGCAAAAGACTTAGTGGCATTAAAGCATTCAGTAAAGCACAACAGGTTCATGGTGTTTGACGGAAGAAAGGTTTTATTGTTCCTTCACGAGAAGCCCGAAGAAGGATTAGAAGAAAAAGAAAAGGCTTTATTAATTGAAAGCCCTTCAATTGCAAGGCTTGTCTGCCCGATAAAATGA